The Mycoplasma sp. 1654_15 genome contains a region encoding:
- a CDS encoding aromatic motif membrane protein, whose translation MKNKKIFMIFSSIFPISLLISCSSSSVSTTDLKQFKQEYKNQTFKQQKEENWRQFLENSVVQNLLKLAYPNEEDRNKYIGLQKEIDSEKQTKKLREDYFYYSYIRTETAAFDKDSTPVFYTKSRDNIFELIRNDWLWFLYYINNIYFIKSLKSLDLFQKTGEEFTEDIRASNTSSSQFYKPKNNFFTNMIYEEVNNNFDETSTIINSVTYFKEYKILFTNEDNFIFDLTVRHIYDPSKTKVIDSKITFSPWLKIFPDYLNGKKTDFNLKQYSFITLHFGAGNTLKIARLDKPIYEESLGGDPIDFSIIDFDFDKSK comes from the coding sequence ATGAAAAATAAAAAAATTTTTATGATATTTTCTTCAATTTTTCCTATATCTCTTTTAATTTCTTGTTCTTCTTCCAGTGTCTCAACAACAGACTTAAAACAGTTTAAACAAGAATATAAAAATCAAACTTTCAAACAACAAAAAGAAGAAAATTGAAGACAATTTTTAGAAAATTCTGTTGTTCAAAACCTTTTAAAACTTGCCTATCCTAATGAAGAAGACAGAAACAAATATATTGGACTTCAAAAAGAAATTGATTCAGAAAAACAAACTAAAAAACTAAGAGAAGATTATTTTTATTATTCTTACATAAGAACAGAAACTGCTGCTTTTGACAAAGATAGTACTCCGGTTTTTTATACTAAATCTAGAGATAATATTTTTGAACTAATAAGAAATGACTGACTTTGATTTTTATATTACATAAATAATATTTATTTTATAAAATCATTAAAATCTTTAGACTTATTTCAAAAAACAGGTGAAGAATTTACAGAAGATATTAGAGCTTCCAATACCTCTAGTTCTCAATTTTATAAACCTAAAAATAATTTCTTTACTAATATGATTTATGAAGAAGTAAATAATAATTTTGATGAAACATCTACCATTATTAACAGTGTTACTTATTTTAAAGAATATAAAATTTTATTTACAAATGAAGACAATTTTATTTTTGATCTAACTGTGAGACATATTTATGATCCTAGCAAAACTAAAGTTATAGATTCTAAAATAACTTTTTCTCCATGATTGAAAATTTTCCCTGACTACTTAAATGGTAAAAAAACTGATTTTAATCTTAAACAATACTCTTTTATAACACTTCATTTTGGTGCAGGAAATACCTTGAAAATAGCAAGATTAGATAAACCAATTTATGAAGAGTCATTAGGTGGAGATCCAATAGACTTTTCAATAATAGATTTTGATTTTGACAAATCCAAGTAA